In one Thunnus maccoyii chromosome 12, fThuMac1.1, whole genome shotgun sequence genomic region, the following are encoded:
- the odr4 gene encoding protein odr-4 homolog, which translates to MGRGYIVDDAVEGYLSKLCEQQAGPVTGLLIGQSSTQRDFVVMATRTPQREESTAAAGNSFDKEWVTEHARQVSRMLPGGLSVLGAFIISDTDAKDTLTSLRQLVFAVENLISSERLWNPADDDVTECVTLHVNPKTRKTVCRTFDVKDPKSMAKPADWKYQSDVCSSWIMVSCCLNVDMLVPLPDNRTSTENMDKCLKEGLKVWAQQIESGVCLIDGKKLPEDTELTAGQKRNVRQSYTTQLLITPDEQRLADVVQRCGGSVSVKGAIHCRTYLHSNKPKAKLAEKLLKRDVVSTVATRVQMVLEELLTSEEERKGSSRDKQQTEQFCLPRRIFCPVKVSGPVCVCDYQFSDEGLSEVTDRLKEMLDIDAVEQDLDTRQEITAEIIESSVAAEPTVETTVEVLEPKRNNYIGVAMATAVALLATAASMLYLNDV; encoded by the exons ATGGGTCGTGGCTATATAGTGGATGATGCTGTGGAGGGCTATCTTTCCAAACTCTGTGAACAACAAGCAGGTCCAGTCACAGGTCTGCTTATTGGACAG AGCTCAACTCAAAGGgattttgttgtcatggcaactcGGACACCTCAAAGGGAGGAGTCCACCGCAGCGGCTGGAAACTCTTTCGACAAAGAGTGGGTCACTGAGCATGCTCGACAG GTGTCCAGGATGCTGCCTGGAGGCCTGTCTGTATTGGGAGCCTTCATCATCAGTGACACTGATGCCAAGGACACACTAACCTCACTTCGTCAG CTGGTTTTTGCAGTCGAGAACCTGATCTCCTCTGAGCGTCTGTGGAACCCTGccgatgatgatgtcacagagtgCGTCACGCTGCACGTCAACCCCAAAACCAGAAA AACAGTCTGCAGAACCTTTGATGTCAAAGACCCCAAG AGTATGGCCAAGCCTGCTGATTGGAAGTACCAGTCGGATGTGTGTTCCTCCTGGATCATGGTGTCATGTTGTCTAAATGTGGACATGTTGGTTCCGCTGCCGGACAACAGAACCAGTACAGAAAACATGGATAAATGTCTTAAg GAGGGACTGAAAGTTTGGGCACAGCAGATTGAAAGTGGAGTTTGTCTGATTGATGGAAAAAAGCTGCCAGAGGACACAGAGCTCACAGCAGGACAG AAGAGGAATGTGAGACAGTCATACACAACTCAGCTGCTCATCACACCG GATGAACAGAGGTTAGCAGATGTGGTCCAGAGGTGTGGAGGCAGTGTGTCAGTTAAAGGAGCGATCCACTGCAGAACTTACCTGCACAGCAACAAACCAAAGGCCAAACTGGCTGAGAAG CTGCTGAAGAGGGATGTGGTTTCTACGGTGGCCACAAGGGTTCAGATGGtgctggaggagctgctgacatcagaagaggagagaaaaggcagcagcagagacaaacaacagacag agCAATTCTGCCTCCCTCGTCGTATCTTTTGTCCCGTAAAAGTGAGCGGGccagtgtgcgtgtgtgactACCAGTTCAGTGATGAGGGCCTGTCTGAGGTGACTGACAGGCTGAAAGAGATGCTGGACATTGATGCAGTCGAGCAAGATTTGGATACCAGGCAGGAAATAACTGCTGAAATCATAGAGAGCAGTGTTGCAGCAG AGCCCACTGTGGAAACAACTGTGGAAGTTCTGGAGCCCAAGAGAAACAACTACATAG gtgttgccatggctacTGCTGTAGCCCTACTTGCCACTGCTGCCTCAATGCTCTATCTCAACGACGtttga